The stretch of DNA CATCAAACGCAGGCATCGGCACATACAGCCCACCCAACTGGCTGGCCATCGCCGCAATCAAATTGCGACCACCCGTCAGCTCCATCAGCGACACGGCATCCTGCACACCCAAAATCGCCCGATTGTGGCCAGTCAACTTATGCCGCAAAGTCTGCGGCGAGCCCGTCACCGACAAACTCAGCGATTCCTGACCCCCACGCCACAAAGCGCAATCCGCCCGCGCCGCCTCTTCCAAACTCACTGTCCGATCAATGTGATACATATCACCCACCCCCACTTGTCAGCTGTGCGCTTACAAAATCAGCGATCAGCACTAAGATGCCGTTGTGGCATCGACCACGAATAAAAAAACCCAGCAATAAAGCTGGGCAAAGCCAGCCCTATGCAGAATGGGCTGACGAGGAAACGGAACAACGTACCGAATGCAGAGAAACCAACTTTGAGCCGATGGCATAGCTCAAACGCTCGCCACGTTCACCGCGAGCGAGCTGATCGACCATCGACTTGGAGCACTCAAGCGCGGCGGCCAACTCGGACCGACCAAGACCTGAACTCAGCAAATCGGCCACGATTCCCTGCCAATTTGGACTCATGAAACTAACACCAATGAATTAACTGACACGTTTATAACTCATTTGTGTTTATTTTGTAAACTCCAATGTGGCAGTGACTTCTAATACAATTGAGATTATGAACACACTTGCCGACCGCCTTCGCCTACGCCGCAAAGAACTCAAGCTCTCCCAAGAGGACTTGGGCAAGCGTATTGGCGTCAGCCAATCATCGATTGGCAACATCGAATCTGGCCGCAACAGAAGCGCGACCTTCCTACCTCAACTAGCCGACGCCCTTGGCGTTAATGCCCTTTGGCTGGCTGAAGGTAAAGGCGCAATGCTTAACAACGGCACCGGCCTACAAAGCAACGCAGCACTCATGCCCCAAGATGAAGAAGCAAAAAAAATCTTGGCGGCCAATGAAGCACTCAAAGCAGGCGAAATTTCTTTTGAGGAATATGCCGACCTCACCAACTCAGCAGCGCTGCCGTTTTACGACATCAAGGCCAGCTGCGGCACTGGCGAGCCGACCTTTGAAGTGATTTCCCACAAATACTTTACCGACAAAAACGAGCTAATCAGACTGGGACTCAAACCTGACCGCACTTTCTGGTGCAAAGCAGCTGGCGACAGCATGGAGCCTGCCATTAAAGACGGCGATCGACTACTAGTCGAGCAGCTGGATGGCCACAGCCTCACCGACATCCTGAACAACAAAATCTATCTATTCAGCTGGAATGGCGAGTTATTTTGCAAACGCCTGATCCGCCAGATGGATGGCTCACTACTGGTAAAGAGCGACAATAGCGAATATCACCGCGACATCCTGATTACCAGCGAGCAGGCCGGACAAATGAAGCTAATTGGCCGCGTGCGCCAAGCCCACACCCCACCCAACAAGTTCTAAGCACCACACAAACAACAACCCGCCTCGGCGGGTTTTCTTTTGCCTATCGCCCTGATAAATTTCTAAAGCCCTTAACTCAACTGAATAATCATGAAAAAAATCATATTCTTAATCGCCGCCGCGCTCAGCGCCAACGCCGTCGCCATTCAGCTCAACGACATACTCCCAGGCAAAACCGAAGCAGACCTAAAAAAAGCAGCACTCACCTGCAAAACTGGCAAGTCAAAATACACCACCTGCACAACATCCAAACCCACCCAAGTTGAACAGCTAGAAGCCACCCCCTACAGCATCGAAACCTTTATCGATAAAAAACGTAGCAATACCAGCCACCTCACACAAATCACCCTAACCAAACCCTACGAAAGCACTAAGGGCTGCATAGATAAAAAATCCCCCGAAGGATTTATCGAGCAAGACTGCTCGGCCAGCAAGGAATACCAGGCAAACCAAGCCAAAATCGCCCAAGCCACAGCCGCAGCCGAATCAAAACTAACCAAACTATTCGGCAGCTCACGCAAAGACGAACTCGGGCGAAAATACTGGCTCAACAAAGCCGACAACAAATTTTTCTTTGAAGGCGACACCCTCAACATCCAAGAATAAGCCACACCAAAGCCACAAAATACCGCTTATCGTGATTTTTTAAACACAAAAAACCACAAAAAAACACACTCACCGCACAAATAAACTCATTTGTGTTTGACAGATAAAAACTCATATGTGATATTTGCCTCATAAACACAAACGAGGTGAACATCATGCAGCTTTTCCAACAGACCCAACTCGCCACCCAGCAGGCCTATTTACGCGCCCTGCATGAGCTGGAAAGCATCCACGACTCCATCGAAGCCCAAGAGCAACT from Chitinibacter fontanus encodes:
- a CDS encoding phage regulatory CII family protein, with amino-acid sequence MYHIDRTVSLEEAARADCALWRGGQESLSLSVTGSPQTLRHKLTGHNRAILGVQDAVSLMELTGGRNLIAAMASQLGGLYVPMPAFDAVQDNEDLMLAFMSTSTQLGELARKAQAAVSNDGVVDMQERAALIKSAHELNAKVMHYLALLDRVYGDAEVQAELRAEALAGEGKR
- a CDS encoding XRE family transcriptional regulator; this encodes MNTLADRLRLRRKELKLSQEDLGKRIGVSQSSIGNIESGRNRSATFLPQLADALGVNALWLAEGKGAMLNNGTGLQSNAALMPQDEEAKKILAANEALKAGEISFEEYADLTNSAALPFYDIKASCGTGEPTFEVISHKYFTDKNELIRLGLKPDRTFWCKAAGDSMEPAIKDGDRLLVEQLDGHSLTDILNNKIYLFSWNGELFCKRLIRQMDGSLLVKSDNSEYHRDILITSEQAGQMKLIGRVRQAHTPPNKF